From Ammoniphilus oxalaticus, one genomic window encodes:
- a CDS encoding phage portal protein — MKLFGRTITKEDIDVDKLMESTAFQNMFGVDMKSRDFKETTLYTCLRILSDSVSKLPLKVHKDNGVDDSHYLNDILKLRPNRIMSASTLWRTIEYQVNWFGYSVVAIEKINNKVKSLIPLNMEHVTMYIDDVGLLDNKKEPIYFEYKQAGHEYLFQYDEVLYFVGMTADGISPMPLKEQLKTLLENAEQAHRYTNFYLKNGLHSRGVVKYVGDLSEQNQKELQARFNRVSGGIEKAGQLMPLPLGFDYQSISTSLKDAQFTEIQELTERQIASSLGVKMHQLNNLERSTHSNIEHQQKEFYVETLQPKLTGYEQEIDYKLLTKNERMNGMFIRFNVDAMLRSSLKERYEAFSWGVQGGYLKPNEARAKENLPPEPEGDRLYFNGNMIPVEMAGKQYLKGGEVDGQNGNKGIDNGAD, encoded by the coding sequence GTGAAACTATTTGGAAGAACCATTACAAAAGAGGATATTGATGTTGATAAGTTGATGGAATCAACAGCATTTCAAAACATGTTCGGCGTGGATATGAAGTCACGTGATTTTAAAGAAACGACTCTTTACACGTGCTTAAGAATTTTATCAGATAGCGTAAGTAAGCTTCCTTTAAAAGTGCATAAAGATAACGGCGTTGATGACAGTCATTATTTGAACGATATTTTAAAACTCAGACCAAACAGAATAATGAGTGCATCTACGCTTTGGCGAACAATAGAATACCAGGTTAATTGGTTTGGTTATTCCGTTGTCGCAATCGAAAAAATAAATAACAAAGTCAAGTCACTTATACCGTTAAATATGGAACATGTAACGATGTACATTGATGATGTAGGGTTGCTTGATAACAAAAAGGAACCAATTTATTTTGAGTATAAACAAGCGGGTCACGAGTATCTTTTTCAATACGATGAAGTTCTTTATTTCGTAGGTATGACCGCGGATGGCATTAGCCCAATGCCTCTTAAGGAGCAATTAAAGACGTTGCTTGAAAATGCTGAACAAGCTCATAGATACACTAATTTTTATCTTAAAAACGGCTTACATTCTCGGGGCGTTGTTAAATATGTTGGGGATCTGAGCGAACAGAATCAAAAAGAACTACAAGCAAGGTTTAATCGTGTTTCGGGAGGGATTGAGAAAGCAGGGCAGCTAATGCCTTTACCACTAGGCTTTGACTACCAATCGATTAGCACGAGCCTAAAGGATGCTCAATTTACGGAAATCCAAGAATTAACTGAGAGGCAGATCGCAAGTTCTTTGGGTGTGAAAATGCACCAATTAAACAACTTAGAACGTTCCACACACTCCAATATTGAACATCAACAAAAAGAATTCTACGTCGAAACACTGCAACCAAAGCTTACTGGTTATGAGCAAGAAATAGATTACAAGTTACTCACAAAGAATGAACGCATGAATGGAATGTTCATTCGGTTCAATGTGGATGCTATGTTACGTAGTAGCCTTAAGGAGCGGTATGAAGCATTTAGCTGGGGAGTTCAGGGTGGCTATTTGAAACCGAATGAGGCTAGAGCGAAAGAAAATTTACCTCCTGAGCCTGAAGGGGACAGGCTTTATTTCAATGGAAATATGATCCCTGTTGAAATGGCGGGAAAACAGTATTTGAAAGGTGGTGAGGTAGATGGACAAAACGGAAACAAGGGAATTGATAACGGAGCAGATTGA
- a CDS encoding terminase large subunit, producing the protein MSNEKLKELINKEYLTDEYYFDEEEAQKFKRFYSKLWLPDNPEGTLVELLMFQLLIAIEILAIKRVRDGTRRFREVFITMPRKNAKSFLVALIMLYIFFTDKQRGQQNIIVANSRDQAANVFEMIKYMVENNPTLMKHCRIVDSRRTIYRRKGGSYIRVMSSDAGRLDSFKPYVALVDETHEDTTRGESFTKLQTGMGQWDEPLIFSVTTASDGQNKHNLEYEKYEYALKVRSGEVKDDAFYSAIFRADDDCDLMDQEQWIKSNPGIDLLPGGFRKSEEIERFARQAVLNPVKEPEFRRYYLNQHVVLVSERAINQEYWKMAVVDDLSFLKGKPCYAGLDLSINKDFSAFVMVFPIEDQYYVIPYLFKPKDTLAEDGKTDDFPYVTYAKQGFIEATEGDYVNYRHVRHKINELARIYDIKEIAFDMFASSGIASDLQNDGFVMVDHIQGFGFSPTISDFYDLLFDKRIKHNNNPVMNWMSENTFAEENSTGKLRFDKRKGKIDGIIAMLMGLTRAMANNKKNEYDPNKAVEDWAANT; encoded by the coding sequence ATGTCGAATGAGAAACTAAAAGAATTAATAAATAAGGAATACTTAACTGATGAATATTATTTTGACGAAGAGGAAGCCCAGAAGTTTAAAAGGTTTTATAGCAAGCTCTGGTTGCCGGATAATCCAGAGGGAACTTTAGTCGAACTATTGATGTTCCAATTATTGATTGCCATTGAAATACTTGCAATAAAGCGAGTAAGGGATGGGACCAGACGTTTCCGCGAAGTATTTATTACTATGCCTCGAAAAAACGCAAAATCATTTCTGGTCGCATTGATTATGCTCTATATATTTTTTACGGATAAACAACGAGGGCAACAAAATATCATAGTAGCCAACAGTCGGGATCAAGCCGCGAACGTGTTTGAAATGATTAAGTATATGGTTGAAAACAATCCGACTTTAATGAAACACTGTCGAATAGTTGATAGTAGAAGAACGATTTACAGACGAAAAGGCGGCTCTTATATCCGAGTCATGAGTTCAGATGCGGGCAGACTCGACTCATTTAAACCGTATGTAGCACTCGTAGATGAGACCCATGAAGATACGACTCGCGGGGAATCATTTACAAAGCTTCAGACGGGCATGGGGCAATGGGATGAACCTCTTATTTTTTCGGTGACTACCGCATCTGACGGTCAAAATAAACACAATTTAGAATATGAAAAGTATGAATATGCATTAAAAGTTAGAAGCGGCGAGGTAAAAGACGACGCTTTTTATTCTGCCATTTTTAGGGCGGATGATGATTGTGATCTTATGGATCAAGAACAATGGATAAAGTCGAATCCAGGCATTGATCTCTTACCCGGTGGATTTAGGAAATCGGAAGAAATAGAGCGTTTTGCAAGACAGGCGGTCCTCAATCCAGTAAAGGAACCAGAGTTCAGACGATATTATCTGAATCAGCACGTTGTGTTGGTGAGTGAGAGGGCAATCAATCAAGAGTATTGGAAGATGGCTGTAGTCGACGATTTGTCGTTCCTCAAAGGAAAACCTTGTTACGCGGGCTTGGACTTATCAATTAATAAGGACTTTTCAGCGTTCGTAATGGTGTTTCCAATAGAAGATCAATATTATGTTATCCCCTATCTGTTTAAACCAAAAGACACTCTTGCCGAGGATGGTAAAACAGATGATTTTCCGTATGTTACTTATGCGAAGCAAGGGTTCATTGAAGCCACTGAAGGGGATTACGTTAACTATCGACACGTAAGACATAAGATAAATGAGTTGGCTAGGATCTATGATATAAAAGAAATAGCATTCGATATGTTTGCATCATCTGGCATAGCGTCCGATCTGCAAAATGATGGTTTTGTAATGGTCGATCATATACAAGGTTTCGGATTCAGCCCTACAATATCAGATTTTTATGATTTACTGTTCGATAAAAGAATTAAACATAACAATAATCCCGTAATGAATTGGATGTCCGAAAATACATTTGCAGAAGAAAACAGTACAGGTAAACTTCGTTTTGATAAGAGGAAAGGTAAAATTGACGGAATTATTGCCATGCTTATGGGATTGACAAGGGCGATGGCCAATAATAAGAAAAATGAATACGATCCAAATAAAGCTGTCGAGGATTGGGCTGCTAATACTTGA
- a CDS encoding phage terminase small subunit P27 family, with the protein MKQKLRVPSWLDNMAKTEWKRVRELLDLETFNETDLKALEAYCQAYAKWKRCEIILMDKGYTFTTPNGYEQQRPEVSISNNALSDMQSISKELGFTPASRIRMDKNRGEGSSGGSNGKVHDQEMEDMIS; encoded by the coding sequence GTGAAACAAAAACTTAGAGTTCCTTCTTGGCTAGATAACATGGCTAAAACTGAATGGAAAAGAGTGCGGGAATTGCTCGACTTAGAGACATTCAATGAGACAGACTTGAAAGCCCTGGAGGCTTATTGTCAAGCGTATGCTAAATGGAAAAGATGCGAAATCATTCTTATGGATAAAGGGTACACATTCACCACCCCGAATGGATACGAACAACAAAGGCCCGAAGTTAGCATATCCAATAATGCTCTAAGTGATATGCAATCCATTTCAAAAGAATTAGGATTTACACCTGCCTCTCGTATTCGGATGGATAAAAACAGGGGCGAAGGATCAAGTGGTGGGTCAAACGGGAAAGTCCACGATCAGGAAATGGAAGATATGATTAGTTAA
- a CDS encoding HNH endonuclease signature motif containing protein: MWEGLPIMISVKPFKICRKINCDNLTKETYCDDHKDIRRLKEQERQRAYDSQRDPMLIKFYNSAEWRRLRQHILSVYNHLCVSDAHGELEPVPADVVDHIVPVTADWSLRLTPSNCQPLCHSCHNKKTARDKEKYKNE; this comes from the coding sequence ATGTGGGAGGGGCTACCAATCATGATTAGCGTAAAGCCTTTTAAGATATGTAGAAAGATTAATTGCGATAACCTAACCAAAGAAACTTATTGCGACGATCATAAGGACATCAGGCGTCTGAAAGAGCAAGAACGCCAAAGGGCATACGATAGTCAAAGGGACCCCATGCTGATTAAGTTTTACAACAGCGCAGAGTGGAGGAGGTTAAGGCAGCATATATTGTCCGTTTACAATCATCTTTGTGTATCCGATGCCCATGGAGAGTTAGAGCCTGTACCTGCCGACGTGGTAGACCACATTGTTCCCGTTACAGCGGACTGGTCCTTAAGATTGACACCCAGCAACTGTCAGCCACTGTGCCACAGCTGTCATAACAAAAAGACAGCAAGAGATAAAGAGAAATACAAAAACGAATAG
- a CDS encoding SNF2-related protein → MKFVPHSYQAYAINEVIEKPEIGLFLDMGLGKTITTLTAVTELLHNYFSVHKVLVIAPKRVAEDTWSRETEKWQHTRYLKISKVLGPIKTREAALKEKADLYIINRENVDWLVKHYGKDWPFDMVVIDELSSFKSSASKRFKQLRKVRPLIKRIVGLTGTPAPNSLIDLWPQLYLLDRGERLGPTITGYRNQYFNPGRRDPSKYIVYNWVPKDGAEDAIHEQIGDICISMKAKDHLQLPERIDNVISVQLDPKEREIYKRLERDKLLEFDEQDVLANSAAGLMGKLLQLANGEVYDDEGDTVHIHDKKLDALEEVIEESQGQPILLFYSFKHDRDRILKRFKQAEELNWEDSIARWNKGEIPLLVAHPASAGHGLNLQDGGHIIVWFGLTWSLELYQQANSRLDRQGQKNSVIVHHLLVAGSVDEQVLNVLQGKEQNQDALLEAVKARIREAGGKA, encoded by the coding sequence GTGAAATTCGTGCCGCACAGTTATCAGGCGTATGCGATCAACGAAGTGATTGAGAAGCCCGAAATAGGGCTTTTCTTGGACATGGGGCTAGGGAAGACGATCACAACGCTAACAGCCGTTACGGAACTGCTGCATAACTATTTCAGTGTTCACAAGGTTTTGGTGATCGCCCCGAAACGAGTGGCGGAAGATACGTGGTCCCGAGAAACCGAAAAATGGCAGCATACGCGATACTTGAAAATATCGAAAGTGTTAGGTCCTATCAAAACAAGAGAAGCCGCGCTGAAGGAAAAAGCGGATTTATATATTATTAATCGCGAAAACGTCGATTGGTTGGTAAAGCATTACGGAAAGGATTGGCCATTTGACATGGTCGTGATTGACGAACTGAGCAGTTTTAAATCATCGGCATCTAAGCGATTCAAGCAATTACGGAAAGTACGTCCGTTGATCAAGCGGATTGTCGGACTGACTGGAACCCCAGCGCCTAATAGTTTGATCGATCTATGGCCGCAATTGTATCTGTTGGATCGAGGAGAAAGGCTAGGCCCGACAATCACGGGGTACAGAAATCAATATTTCAATCCTGGCCGCCGCGATCCATCGAAATACATCGTTTACAATTGGGTGCCGAAAGATGGCGCGGAAGACGCAATACATGAGCAGATCGGAGATATTTGCATTTCCATGAAAGCCAAGGATCATCTGCAGCTTCCAGAAAGAATAGACAATGTGATCAGCGTCCAGTTGGATCCGAAAGAGCGAGAAATCTATAAACGACTTGAAAGAGACAAGCTCCTTGAATTTGACGAGCAGGATGTTTTAGCAAACAGTGCGGCGGGATTGATGGGAAAGCTTCTTCAACTCGCAAACGGAGAAGTGTATGACGATGAAGGTGATACGGTCCATATTCACGATAAGAAACTGGATGCCTTGGAAGAAGTGATCGAGGAAAGCCAAGGACAGCCGATTCTACTTTTTTACAGCTTCAAGCATGACCGTGATCGGATCTTGAAGCGATTCAAGCAAGCGGAGGAATTAAATTGGGAAGATTCAATAGCCCGATGGAATAAAGGAGAAATCCCTTTGCTTGTCGCCCATCCAGCTTCGGCGGGACACGGTCTTAACTTGCAAGATGGCGGCCATATCATCGTTTGGTTCGGCCTAACGTGGAGCTTGGAATTATATCAACAAGCGAATTCTAGATTAGACCGACAGGGCCAAAAGAACAGCGTGATCGTCCACCATCTGCTTGTTGCGGGTTCAGTGGACGAACAGGTTTTAAATGTGCTGCAAGGAAAAGAACAAAACCAAGACGCCTTGCTGGAAGCGGTCAAGGCACGGATCAGGGAGGCGGGAGGAAAAGCATGA
- a CDS encoding VRR-NUC domain-containing protein yields MGSVREDGAQALKFTSPGTAGMPDRIVLIPGGKIIFVELKKPKQKLRPLQQKRKRDLEKMGFQVEVVDSIERIEEVCREIRAAQLSGVCDQRSD; encoded by the coding sequence GTGGGATCGGTAAGGGAAGACGGGGCGCAAGCTTTAAAGTTCACATCGCCAGGGACGGCTGGGATGCCTGATCGGATCGTACTGATACCGGGCGGGAAGATCATCTTTGTCGAACTGAAAAAGCCGAAACAAAAATTACGGCCGTTGCAGCAAAAACGAAAACGAGATTTAGAGAAGATGGGCTTCCAAGTGGAAGTTGTGGATTCCATCGAACGGATCGAGGAGGTATGTCGTGAAATTCGTGCCGCACAGTTATCAGGCGTATGCGATCAACGAAGTGATTGA
- a CDS encoding virulence-associated E family protein, producing the protein MIEKSEEREQIRIKHDGSFVVSTANSRFSKTWKNSDVLWSDFIMRLSNTIRTAETYAEYQKMSKRDRDAVKDVGGFVGGSLKGGRRKADSVGWRQVITLDADHVKGDFWSLVEMLFDYACVVYSTHSHRHDRPKVRLVIPLSRTVSAEEYVAVAKRIAADIGIDLFDDTTYEPHRLMYWPSTAKDAEYLFKVQDAPWLDPDTMLARYEDWRDPLEWPESSRQQQVHKRMADRQGDPHEKAGMVGAFCRAYSIEGAIETFLPDKYAQHSEGRYTYSEGSTAGGLVLYEDGKFAYSHHGTDPCSGLLVNSFDLVRLHKFAALDDEAKDGTPISRMPSTLAMSRLAQEDGRVKESIVSARLEEAEVDFEGEVVAEGGEKDRSGWMKKLAIKRDGGFEDTRTNLLLILENDPNLKGKFALNEFAQRALVTGDLPWRKAEGPNDFFNDFDEAGLRNYLERVYGLSSVLKTQDAMAQVFHAHKFHPIKDYLNDLTWDGVGRLDKLLIDTLGAEDNELNRVVTRKTFVAAVARVFNPGCKMDYMLTLVGAQGIGKSSLFGKLGGEWFSDSLTTVNGKEAYEQLQGAWIVEMGELSAARKADVESIKHFLTKRIDRFRVAYGRHVTDFPRQCVFIGTTNDVEFLRDQTGNRRFWVMPVGKTEIKKPWHTLTKDEVDQIWAEAVQRFKDGEQLWLPDHLEEQMWDVQKGHTEESPLVGPIQEHLERLVPENFNEMTMQERREFFDDTFDLGDTGTVKRDRVCALEIWIELLNGRPERFPRMEQREINSILRQLPGWKTYDGNSSGRLRFGAEIGVQRAYVREQESEDIGFGLLA; encoded by the coding sequence ATGATAGAGAAATCGGAAGAAAGAGAACAGATAAGAATTAAACATGACGGCTCGTTCGTGGTTTCAACCGCGAACAGCCGCTTCTCAAAGACGTGGAAAAACTCAGATGTACTTTGGTCTGACTTCATTATGAGGCTGTCTAACACGATACGAACAGCTGAAACTTATGCAGAATATCAGAAGATGTCTAAGCGGGATCGGGACGCGGTTAAAGACGTTGGTGGGTTTGTCGGAGGTTCGCTCAAAGGCGGGCGCCGTAAAGCGGATTCGGTTGGATGGCGGCAAGTTATTACCTTGGATGCCGACCATGTGAAAGGGGATTTCTGGTCGCTCGTTGAGATGCTGTTTGACTATGCCTGTGTAGTTTATTCCACTCATTCGCATAGACATGATCGGCCTAAAGTGCGACTGGTCATCCCTTTAAGCCGCACAGTATCCGCAGAAGAATACGTAGCGGTTGCCAAGCGGATCGCGGCTGACATTGGCATTGATCTGTTTGACGATACAACATACGAGCCGCATCGGTTGATGTATTGGCCGTCAACAGCAAAGGATGCGGAGTATCTATTCAAGGTGCAAGACGCGCCATGGTTGGATCCTGATACGATGTTAGCCCGATATGAAGATTGGCGGGACCCGCTCGAATGGCCAGAGTCATCTAGGCAGCAACAAGTCCATAAACGTATGGCGGATCGGCAAGGTGATCCTCATGAAAAAGCGGGAATGGTTGGAGCCTTCTGCCGTGCTTATTCGATAGAGGGGGCAATTGAAACCTTCCTGCCTGATAAGTATGCCCAACATTCAGAGGGGCGATACACATATAGCGAGGGAAGCACAGCGGGCGGACTAGTTTTATACGAGGATGGCAAGTTCGCCTACTCTCACCACGGCACGGATCCATGTAGCGGGTTGCTCGTTAATAGCTTCGATTTAGTAAGACTCCATAAGTTCGCGGCGTTAGATGATGAAGCAAAGGACGGAACGCCGATTTCGCGGATGCCGTCTACGCTTGCAATGTCAAGACTCGCACAGGAAGACGGTCGTGTGAAGGAATCGATTGTTAGCGCAAGGCTGGAAGAAGCGGAAGTAGATTTTGAGGGCGAGGTTGTTGCAGAAGGGGGAGAAAAAGACCGTAGCGGGTGGATGAAAAAACTTGCGATAAAGCGGGATGGCGGATTTGAAGATACAAGGACAAACCTTCTATTGATTCTCGAGAACGACCCTAACCTGAAAGGGAAGTTTGCTTTGAATGAGTTCGCGCAGCGGGCCCTCGTTACGGGTGACCTGCCTTGGCGAAAAGCCGAAGGACCGAATGACTTCTTTAATGACTTCGATGAGGCGGGGCTGCGGAATTATTTAGAGCGAGTGTATGGGCTATCCTCCGTCTTAAAGACGCAAGACGCTATGGCGCAGGTTTTCCATGCTCATAAGTTCCACCCAATCAAGGATTACCTGAATGATTTAACCTGGGATGGAGTGGGGCGGCTCGACAAGCTTTTAATCGATACGCTAGGCGCCGAAGACAACGAGTTAAATCGAGTGGTCACAAGGAAGACGTTCGTGGCTGCTGTGGCCCGCGTGTTCAACCCCGGTTGCAAGATGGACTATATGTTGACGCTTGTTGGCGCGCAGGGGATCGGGAAGAGCAGCTTGTTTGGGAAGCTAGGCGGAGAATGGTTCAGTGATTCCCTTACAACAGTGAACGGGAAAGAAGCCTATGAACAGCTTCAAGGGGCTTGGATCGTGGAGATGGGGGAGCTATCTGCGGCAAGGAAAGCGGATGTGGAATCTATCAAACACTTCCTAACTAAGCGCATTGATCGCTTTCGGGTCGCTTATGGGCGGCATGTGACGGACTTCCCGCGCCAATGCGTGTTTATCGGAACAACGAATGATGTAGAGTTTCTCCGCGATCAGACAGGCAATCGCCGCTTTTGGGTGATGCCAGTAGGCAAGACTGAAATAAAAAAACCTTGGCACACGCTAACAAAAGATGAAGTCGATCAGATATGGGCGGAGGCGGTTCAGCGATTTAAAGATGGAGAACAGCTTTGGCTTCCTGATCATCTAGAAGAACAGATGTGGGACGTTCAGAAGGGGCACACCGAAGAAAGCCCTTTAGTGGGTCCGATCCAGGAGCATTTGGAGCGATTAGTGCCTGAAAACTTTAACGAAATGACGATGCAAGAGCGGCGCGAGTTTTTCGACGATACGTTTGATTTAGGGGATACAGGAACAGTTAAAAGGGACCGTGTATGCGCCTTAGAGATATGGATAGAGCTTCTAAATGGGCGCCCTGAGAGGTTCCCTAGGATGGAGCAGCGCGAGATCAATTCGATTTTAAGACAGCTTCCTGGGTGGAAAACGTATGATGGAAATTCGTCCGGTAGACTGCGTTTTGGAGCTGAAATTGGAGTCCAAAGAGCTTATGTCAGAGAGCAAGAATCTGAGGATATCGGGTTTGGATTACTTGCTTGA
- a CDS encoding nucleoside triphosphate pyrophosphohydrolase family protein, which produces MVSYKTEILRTISGLIDEQNSKGLNKYGHSLEDCDPSDYDWNLMVIEELIDALQYQQKEINRLQDSKGMTFNKYQELSKRTLPPLWESSEDRKLQISNYAMGLAGEAGEVVDLLKKHVHHGHKLDREALVSEIGDVLHYAAGLCTLIGVVDLEGAASYNIMKLKKRYPNGFSQEASINRTV; this is translated from the coding sequence ATGGTTTCATATAAAACGGAAATATTACGAACGATTAGCGGTTTGATTGATGAACAGAACAGTAAAGGACTGAACAAATACGGGCATTCTTTAGAGGACTGTGATCCGAGTGATTACGATTGGAATCTCATGGTCATTGAAGAGTTGATCGATGCCCTTCAATACCAGCAAAAAGAGATTAATAGATTACAAGACTCAAAAGGTATGACGTTCAATAAGTATCAAGAGTTAAGCAAACGGACATTGCCGCCTTTGTGGGAGTCTTCGGAAGATCGTAAATTGCAAATATCCAATTACGCGATGGGGCTCGCGGGGGAAGCGGGAGAGGTCGTGGATTTACTTAAAAAGCATGTTCATCACGGTCATAAGTTGGACAGGGAAGCGTTGGTGTCAGAAATCGGGGACGTGCTGCATTACGCGGCGGGATTGTGTACGTTGATCGGCGTTGTGGATTTAGAAGGCGCCGCTTCATACAACATTATGAAATTAAAGAAACGATATCCGAATGGTTTTAGTCAAGAAGCAAGCATTAACAGGACAGTGTGA
- a CDS encoding DUF3310 domain-containing protein, whose product MKATPNKSKEELTKETYIKLRDQGLTNRAIALRYKISEATLYSRRSDWGLSKPRKRPTMKTAKPKEKETVQKPLPKVTEHEAEPVKKDSARALTQQADTAVSTIDFMQARMSAEHFKGYLIGNVLKHSSGPQFSPEDVKKMVWYGNKLLEIMEGGGGE is encoded by the coding sequence GTGAAGGCGACGCCTAACAAATCGAAGGAAGAGTTAACAAAGGAAACTTATATAAAACTTAGAGATCAAGGCTTGACGAATAGAGCGATAGCCTTACGTTACAAAATCAGCGAGGCGACACTTTACAGCAGGCGGTCCGATTGGGGATTAAGCAAACCAAGAAAACGACCTACTATGAAGACTGCTAAACCGAAAGAAAAGGAAACGGTACAAAAGCCGCTTCCCAAAGTGACTGAGCATGAGGCGGAGCCGGTTAAAAAGGATTCCGCAAGAGCGCTGACACAACAAGCAGATACAGCTGTTTCCACAATTGATTTCATGCAAGCGCGGATGTCGGCGGAACACTTCAAAGGGTATTTGATCGGGAACGTCTTAAAACATTCCTCAGGACCTCAGTTTAGCCCTGAGGACGTTAAAAAGATGGTCTGGTATGGGAATAAACTGTTGGAAATTATGGAGGGCGGCGGGGGTGAATAG